Proteins encoded within one genomic window of Mesobacillus subterraneus:
- a CDS encoding GspE/PulE family protein produces the protein MIQTRKRLGDLLIDAGLLTEDQLKSALADKPKGQKLGDALLQKGFITEQQLIEVLEFQLGIPHISLYRYPFDHSIFSLISKDIAKRNLVIPLKKEGNKLFVAMADPMDFISVDDLRLSTGFQIETAIATKDDIIRAINKYYEVDEGFEEFSSMNPASETVTEENITESDSPIVRVVNQLLSSAVSAKASDIHIDPQETKVVVRYRIDGVLRVERVLPKNMQSVLTARLKIMANLDITESRTPQDGRIKTSLDFHQVDLRVSTLPTVYGEKIVMRILDLGSSLNDLDKLGFNKVNLSRFTNMINKPNGIVLITGPTGSGKSSTLYAALNRLNSEEVNIITIEDPVEYQLEGINQIQVNSNVGMTFASGLRAILRQDPNIIMVGEIRDRETVEVAIRASLTGHLVLSTLHTNDSISTVTRLIDMGVEPFLVASSVSGIVSQRLIRKVCRDCAEQQVPTVREKQIFAKRGLGIEKVWRGRGCSSCNMSGYKGRIAIHEVLQINDEMRRVIMNEESIVRLREIAVKNKTIFLLDDGLLKVKQGLTTTEEVLRVAIAE, from the coding sequence ATGATCCAGACGAGAAAAAGACTAGGTGATTTGCTGATAGATGCCGGACTGCTCACAGAGGATCAGCTTAAGTCTGCCCTTGCTGATAAGCCTAAGGGACAGAAACTTGGTGATGCATTGCTGCAAAAAGGCTTCATCACTGAACAGCAATTGATTGAAGTGCTGGAATTCCAGCTCGGCATCCCTCATATCAGTCTTTACCGTTATCCCTTCGACCACAGTATTTTCAGCTTGATTTCAAAGGATATCGCCAAGCGCAACCTGGTGATTCCGCTGAAAAAAGAAGGCAATAAACTTTTTGTCGCAATGGCGGATCCGATGGATTTTATTTCTGTCGATGATTTGCGGCTGTCTACAGGATTTCAAATTGAGACTGCAATCGCGACGAAGGACGATATCATAAGGGCAATTAATAAGTACTATGAAGTCGATGAGGGGTTCGAAGAGTTTTCGAGTATGAACCCTGCATCGGAAACAGTGACTGAAGAAAATATCACCGAAAGTGATTCACCGATCGTCAGGGTAGTGAATCAGTTGCTGTCAAGTGCGGTATCCGCAAAAGCGAGTGATATTCACATCGATCCCCAGGAGACCAAGGTTGTAGTCCGTTACCGAATCGATGGGGTGTTGCGAGTTGAGAGGGTGCTGCCGAAAAATATGCAGAGCGTTTTGACCGCTCGCTTAAAAATCATGGCTAACCTTGATATCACTGAAAGCCGCACACCTCAGGATGGAAGGATAAAAACGAGCCTGGATTTCCATCAAGTCGATCTTCGTGTTTCGACTTTGCCAACCGTTTACGGAGAAAAGATTGTTATGCGTATTCTCGATTTAGGAAGCTCCCTTAATGACTTGGATAAGCTTGGCTTCAACAAAGTTAATTTGTCGAGATTTACTAATATGATCAATAAACCTAACGGAATTGTCCTGATCACCGGTCCGACTGGCTCCGGTAAATCCTCAACACTCTATGCGGCATTGAACCGGTTGAACAGCGAGGAAGTCAACATCATTACGATTGAGGATCCAGTTGAATATCAGCTGGAAGGAATCAACCAGATTCAGGTGAATTCAAATGTCGGAATGACATTTGCTTCAGGGCTGCGAGCCATTCTCCGTCAGGATCCCAACATCATCATGGTCGGGGAAATCCGTGACCGTGAAACTGTTGAAGTCGCAATCAGAGCTTCGCTGACAGGCCACCTGGTTCTGAGCACTCTTCATACGAATGATTCCATCAGCACCGTGACAAGACTCATCGATATGGGAGTCGAACCATTCCTTGTTGCTTCATCGGTCAGCGGCATTGTGTCTCAAAGACTGATCAGGAAAGTGTGCCGTGATTGCGCCGAGCAGCAGGTTCCAACCGTAAGGGAAAAACAGATTTTTGCCAAACGGGGTTTGGGAATTGAGAAGGTCTGGAGAGGACGAGGCTGCTCTTCATGCAATATGTCCGGATATAAAGGAAGGATTGCCATCCATGAGGTACTGCAAATCAATGATGAAATGCGGCGCGTGATTATGAATGAGGAATCGATTGTCCGTTTGAGGGAAATTGCTGTTAAAAACAAAACCATTTTCTTGCTTGATGACGGCTTGCTAAAAGTTAAGCAGGGACTGACGACGACCGAAGAAGTTTTAAGAGTAGCGATAGCGGAATAG
- a CDS encoding sensor domain-containing diguanylate cyclase, with protein MISSVIKKSIWFAWLLIVPVGIWITYQVYPPAQVSIWEVIPFIILMSVVAAMPLVVNNTPIFLIQWVSLAVFLKYGIFIEMVLMQVSVLILLIRIRVPKADVHKFPLNSLMFFFVSLFSGMLFYALGGTHGEQLSSDPYYLFLGAVYGISNFGINTFILVSIQALLFKLEGPYFGKDFIWETVTTLITFPIGFVLYELSKDMGPIALLFVGIPFASLSIILGLYYSSDKVNQFLQSAAEIGHQLAERLKSDDVLDLFVQKLIEMLPVDYAYILDVEEDRELILIHKVEFGEVLDPVSERLEKGKGISGLVWEEKKPVLFHSKKQWKHINSGYIPAGAESILGVPIVRNNQVIGVLVLAANKKRAFEKSQLMIIDILCSHFAVAVENARHHEKTKENSERCALTGLYNYRYFENMLTAEFEKLQFGHRNLLSLILLDIDHFKSVNDTYGHQSGNEILIELGERLRKRIGGIGTVARYGGEEFVILLPETMKGDALKLAEQIRLLIANEPFTLLQSMDEEGKQLLVNITASIGVATAPQDADDSLALIRHADRALYVGAKRSGRNRVAEYVK; from the coding sequence ATGATTAGCTCTGTGATCAAAAAATCTATTTGGTTTGCCTGGCTGTTGATAGTTCCAGTCGGAATCTGGATTACATATCAAGTCTATCCACCTGCACAAGTGAGTATATGGGAAGTCATCCCGTTTATTATCCTGATGAGCGTTGTGGCTGCGATGCCGCTCGTTGTCAACAATACCCCTATTTTCTTAATACAATGGGTATCGCTAGCAGTTTTCCTGAAATACGGTATTTTCATAGAAATGGTGTTGATGCAGGTTTCTGTCCTGATTCTTTTAATCAGGATCAGGGTTCCAAAAGCTGATGTGCACAAATTCCCACTAAATTCATTGATGTTCTTCTTTGTTTCGCTATTTAGCGGTATGTTGTTTTACGCGTTAGGCGGAACACATGGTGAGCAGCTATCATCAGATCCATACTATTTATTCCTTGGAGCTGTGTATGGTATTAGCAACTTTGGCATCAATACGTTTATTCTGGTTTCAATCCAGGCACTGCTGTTTAAGCTGGAAGGTCCATACTTTGGAAAAGACTTCATTTGGGAAACCGTAACGACCTTAATCACTTTTCCAATCGGGTTTGTTCTATACGAACTAAGCAAGGACATGGGCCCAATCGCCTTGCTATTCGTCGGAATACCTTTTGCAAGTTTGTCTATTATCCTCGGTCTCTATTATTCAAGCGATAAAGTAAATCAATTTTTGCAGAGTGCGGCTGAAATAGGGCACCAGTTGGCGGAAAGACTAAAATCAGATGATGTACTCGACCTCTTTGTTCAAAAGCTCATTGAGATGCTTCCGGTTGACTATGCCTATATTTTGGATGTGGAAGAAGACAGAGAATTAATACTCATTCATAAGGTGGAATTCGGGGAAGTCCTGGATCCGGTATCCGAGCGCCTTGAAAAAGGAAAAGGAATAAGCGGTCTTGTTTGGGAAGAGAAAAAGCCTGTTCTTTTCCATTCGAAAAAGCAATGGAAGCATATTAATTCAGGCTATATTCCGGCAGGTGCTGAAAGTATCCTTGGTGTACCGATCGTCAGGAACAACCAGGTAATCGGTGTCCTTGTCCTGGCCGCAAACAAAAAAAGGGCATTCGAAAAATCACAGCTGATGATCATCGACATCCTTTGTTCCCATTTTGCGGTGGCGGTGGAGAATGCAAGGCACCACGAGAAAACAAAGGAAAATAGTGAACGCTGCGCATTAACGGGATTATACAATTATCGATATTTCGAAAACATGCTGACTGCCGAATTCGAAAAATTGCAATTTGGCCACAGGAACCTTTTATCACTCATCCTGCTCGACATCGACCACTTCAAGTCCGTCAACGATACATACGGCCATCAAAGCGGTAACGAGATATTAATAGAGTTAGGAGAACGACTGCGGAAAAGAATTGGCGGAATCGGCACTGTTGCCCGCTACGGAGGCGAAGAATTCGTTATCCTCCTGCCTGAAACGATGAAAGGCGATGCCCTTAAACTCGCAGAACAAATCAGGCTGCTGATCGCCAACGAGCCATTCACTCTGCTGCAATCGATGGACGAAGAAGGAAAGCAGCTCCTGGTCAATATCACAGCCTCAATAGGAGTTGCAACAGCACCTCAAGATGCGGACGACTCTTTGGCATTAATCAGGCATGCGGACCGGGCATTGTATGTCGGTGCAAAGCGATCCGGACGGAATCGGGTTGCAGAATATGTGAAATGA
- a CDS encoding type II secretion system F family protein, whose amino-acid sequence MARFRYAGRDKKGSTKGIMNATSKRDALQKLKERGVRTSMIEEIPETLLTKDISIGSPVKLQHMVIYLRQFATLLKAGVSVVDSTRILAEQTESKALKKALLDIEQELVEGNPLSAAAARHKKIFTPMFINMMKAGEASGSMDETLERLAVHFEKQHNTRQKIVGAMTYPAVIAFIAIGVVIFLLVSVVPTFVQMFADFGGELPAITRFVLGASEFMQRFWWLVIILIVGVMVGIAVARNNKVSKYYLDYFILRLPIFGKLLRKASIARMSRTLSSLFTSSVPILQALQIVENVVENEVMAKVIRESRLSLESGQSLTRPMKGHWAFPPLVTQMIAIGEETGSLDAMLAKVADFYEKEVENGTDQLKSLIEPLMIVVLAALVGTIVTAIMVPMFEIFNQIN is encoded by the coding sequence ATGGCAAGGTTCCGATATGCAGGACGAGACAAAAAAGGCAGTACAAAAGGAATAATGAATGCAACTTCGAAACGTGATGCGCTTCAGAAATTAAAGGAGCGCGGAGTCAGGACATCCATGATCGAAGAGATACCCGAGACATTGTTGACAAAAGATATCTCAATCGGCAGTCCTGTCAAGCTGCAGCATATGGTCATTTACTTGCGGCAGTTCGCCACCTTGCTTAAGGCAGGTGTTTCCGTGGTCGATTCGACCAGGATCCTTGCAGAACAGACAGAAAGCAAGGCACTGAAGAAGGCACTGCTTGACATTGAACAAGAACTGGTCGAAGGAAATCCGCTTTCAGCCGCTGCAGCTAGGCATAAAAAGATCTTCACGCCTATGTTCATCAATATGATGAAAGCCGGTGAGGCAAGCGGCAGCATGGATGAAACGCTGGAAAGGCTGGCTGTCCATTTTGAGAAGCAGCATAATACGAGGCAGAAAATCGTTGGTGCGATGACTTATCCGGCCGTCATTGCTTTTATTGCCATCGGTGTCGTGATTTTCCTGCTCGTTTCTGTCGTGCCGACCTTTGTGCAAATGTTTGCAGACTTCGGCGGCGAACTGCCGGCGATTACCCGGTTTGTCCTCGGTGCCAGTGAGTTCATGCAACGTTTCTGGTGGCTTGTTATCATCTTGATAGTTGGCGTTATGGTGGGAATTGCGGTTGCCAGGAATAATAAAGTATCAAAATATTATCTTGATTATTTCATCCTCCGTTTACCGATCTTCGGCAAGCTGCTCAGGAAGGCGTCGATTGCGAGGATGAGCCGGACATTGAGCTCTTTGTTTACAAGCTCGGTACCGATTCTTCAAGCGCTGCAGATCGTCGAAAATGTCGTCGAGAATGAAGTCATGGCTAAAGTGATTAGGGAATCCCGTCTCTCGCTCGAGAGCGGCCAGTCACTGACAAGGCCGATGAAAGGCCACTGGGCATTCCCGCCGCTTGTCACCCAGATGATTGCGATAGGAGAAGAGACAGGCTCCCTTGACGCCATGCTCGCGAAAGTCGCCGATTTTTATGAAAAAGAAGTCGAGAATGGCACCGACCAATTGAAATCCTTGATTGAACCATTGATGATTGTCGTACTAGCCGCCCTCGTCGGCACCATCGTCACCGCCATTATGGTGCCAATGTTCGAGATTTTTAACCAAATAAATTAA
- the ysxE gene encoding spore coat protein YsxE — translation MDDRNFLKEESAVLKQYPIDPYFAEDYGKVKKVYSKSGTFALKKIHPYEGSDFIRHIQHLYQKGYNRIVPVYPANDGRYAVLYNKSLYYLMPWMPNETREDQSQRHQQLFRELARMHTLSVKEMEISMEVKQEHYEKTLKEWEKEEEFINGFLESCENRIYMSPFELTFCLYYIQISQAIQFAKQKLETWNEKTKEQKKTRTVTLHGKVSPEHFLFDERGYGYFINFEKARQGSPIQDLLPFLARSLKTQPKYGDEIIDWIYVYLKYFPFREDEMQLFMSYLAFPSGVIRVAELYHQRKDEVDERKFVQKLQRQYWLLSNTGYVVTKIDELEKQKEQAKQEGAQS, via the coding sequence ATGGATGATCGCAATTTTTTAAAAGAAGAATCCGCAGTGTTAAAGCAGTACCCTATAGATCCGTATTTTGCTGAGGACTACGGCAAAGTGAAAAAAGTCTATTCGAAGTCAGGGACATTCGCTCTGAAAAAAATACACCCGTATGAGGGGTCGGATTTTATCAGGCATATCCAGCATCTCTATCAAAAAGGCTATAACAGGATTGTTCCGGTCTATCCGGCAAACGACGGGCGATATGCAGTTTTGTATAATAAGTCACTGTATTATTTAATGCCCTGGATGCCGAATGAGACAAGGGAGGACCAATCACAAAGACATCAACAGTTGTTCAGGGAACTGGCGAGGATGCATACTTTGTCAGTAAAGGAAATGGAAATCAGCATGGAAGTTAAGCAAGAACATTACGAAAAAACGTTAAAAGAATGGGAAAAGGAAGAAGAATTCATTAATGGATTCTTAGAAAGTTGTGAGAACAGGATATATATGTCTCCGTTTGAACTGACCTTTTGCCTTTATTACATTCAAATCAGTCAGGCAATCCAGTTTGCAAAGCAGAAACTTGAGACCTGGAATGAAAAAACGAAGGAGCAAAAGAAAACGAGGACCGTAACGCTTCATGGAAAAGTCTCTCCAGAACACTTCCTATTTGATGAAAGAGGATACGGGTATTTCATCAACTTCGAGAAGGCGCGGCAGGGTTCGCCGATTCAGGATCTGCTGCCGTTTTTAGCAAGATCGCTGAAGACACAGCCGAAGTATGGAGATGAAATCATCGACTGGATTTATGTCTATCTGAAGTATTTTCCGTTCCGTGAGGATGAAATGCAGTTATTCATGAGCTATCTTGCTTTTCCATCGGGGGTTATCCGTGTCGCGGAATTATACCATCAGCGTAAGGATGAAGTGGATGAGAGAAAGTTTGTCCAAAAGCTGCAGCGACAGTATTGGCTCTTGAGTAACACGGGTTATGTAGTAACCAAGATAGACGAACTAGAGAAGCAAAAGGAGCAGGCAAAACAAGAAGGAGCCCAGAGCTAA
- a CDS encoding type II secretion system protein has protein sequence MFKQMKKTLKNQKGLTLIELLAVIVILGIIAAIAVPSIGGIINKTKKDAQVAEGIQIINAAKLYITTNPTATTISTSDLSQYLDNPKDTDFSVKVAQTSGKYKYTLVDHEASTIVTNDAADGANTVTEAELRTYTNAN, from the coding sequence ATGTTCAAGCAAATGAAAAAAACACTCAAGAATCAAAAAGGTCTGACCCTGATTGAATTGCTAGCCGTTATCGTTATTTTGGGGATTATTGCTGCGATTGCTGTGCCGAGTATTGGTGGGATAATTAACAAAACTAAAAAAGATGCTCAAGTTGCTGAAGGTATTCAAATTATTAATGCCGCTAAGCTTTATATAACTACTAATCCAACAGCCACAACTATTTCAACTAGTGATCTTTCACAGTACTTAGATAATCCAAAAGATACTGATTTTAGTGTTAAAGTTGCTCAAACTAGTGGAAAATATAAATACACACTTGTTGATCATGAGGCATCTACCATTGTTACTAATGATGCTGCTGATGGTGCCAATACAGTTACTGAGGCGGAACTAAGAACTTATACAAATGCTAATTAA
- a CDS encoding PRC-barrel domain-containing protein, whose amino-acid sequence MKNSNQILGLPIISIADGGEVGKVKSLVINPDKGSVDFITIEHEDWQVSVKAIPFKKVIGIGEYAVTVDNENAIIDLNEIPIANQLVNKKIKILNTKMMTRKGELIGEVNEYFLDDNTGDIIGMLLTTKDKQVALSSEAVITFGKDIIIVSEDASGRFLNSPEELDGSSDELGELVELDAENESKAAKQDVMDEIQQVEAPELYDEQEMVALRKKQALLLTGKKLTKDVFDHDGNLLFSAGTVLNNEDVVKAQEAGSGIVVEISMNIEGR is encoded by the coding sequence GTGAAAAACAGCAATCAAATTTTAGGTCTTCCAATCATCAGCATAGCTGATGGCGGAGAAGTTGGTAAAGTTAAATCGTTAGTCATCAATCCAGACAAAGGTTCTGTGGATTTTATCACGATTGAGCACGAAGACTGGCAAGTAAGCGTAAAAGCTATTCCTTTCAAGAAGGTAATTGGAATAGGTGAGTATGCTGTAACAGTCGATAATGAAAATGCCATCATCGATTTGAATGAAATTCCGATCGCTAATCAGCTTGTTAATAAAAAAATCAAAATCCTCAATACAAAAATGATGACAAGAAAAGGTGAACTGATCGGTGAAGTAAATGAATACTTTCTGGACGATAATACCGGAGACATCATTGGTATGCTGCTTACGACTAAAGATAAGCAAGTAGCATTGTCTTCTGAAGCCGTCATTACTTTCGGCAAGGACATCATCATCGTTAGTGAGGATGCATCTGGCCGGTTCTTGAACTCCCCGGAAGAATTGGATGGGTCAAGTGATGAACTTGGCGAATTAGTGGAGCTTGATGCCGAGAATGAATCGAAAGCTGCAAAACAGGATGTAATGGATGAAATTCAGCAAGTGGAGGCTCCTGAATTATACGATGAGCAAGAGATGGTAGCTCTAAGGAAAAAACAGGCATTATTATTAACTGGAAAAAAACTGACCAAGGATGTTTTTGATCATGACGGAAATCTCCTGTTTTCAGCAGGAACGGTCCTTAACAATGAAGATGTAGTGAAAGCCCAGGAAGCAGGGTCAGGAATTGTTGTTGAAATCTCCATGAATATTGAAGGCAGATAA
- a CDS encoding PulJ/GspJ family protein yields MKRILKESQGLTLIEVLMVITISSIIAGVAYSILFSSMTSTKSTLSDTNLRNEAVLVTQQFDALMKNIDGINTVSLDTPLKKVELSNKKADLDSSGKLQSVTQLTTFEIKSDDLHMSFYENGILVTSKVLNSRLVSMKKTTFKVTELVSGSKKKKALHVLFQFEENETGNTKIIEKIYRLQSE; encoded by the coding sequence ATGAAAAGGATATTGAAGGAATCACAGGGGTTGACACTTATAGAGGTCCTGATGGTCATTACCATTTCATCAATCATCGCCGGAGTAGCCTATTCCATACTCTTTTCCTCCATGACTTCGACAAAATCCACTTTATCTGACACCAACCTTCGAAATGAAGCTGTTTTGGTCACACAGCAATTTGATGCGTTAATGAAAAATATCGATGGAATCAATACTGTTAGTTTAGATACTCCACTAAAAAAGGTGGAGCTATCCAACAAGAAAGCGGACCTCGACTCATCAGGGAAACTGCAGTCAGTGACACAACTGACAACTTTCGAGATTAAGAGCGATGATCTTCATATGTCGTTTTACGAGAATGGCATACTAGTTACATCAAAAGTATTGAACTCCAGATTAGTTTCAATGAAAAAGACGACTTTTAAGGTAACAGAACTTGTCAGTGGCAGTAAAAAGAAAAAAGCGCTGCATGTCCTTTTCCAATTTGAAGAAAACGAGACTGGAAACACAAAAATCATAGAGAAAATCTACCGACTGCAAAGTGAGTGA
- a CDS encoding prepilin-type N-terminal cleavage/methylation domain-containing protein, which translates to MDKLSNEKGISLIEVLASIVIISIIFSVVSSYILSSAQHTKSMSNKYTAVQLAESLLNVYKDMEYSFLQSKTGATENINIQATLGLDNQVDRNYSATLSVARHNNYKLSDRVLLLTVKVYTMENGVKKETILEGYRRK; encoded by the coding sequence ATGGACAAACTTTCGAATGAAAAAGGGATCTCTTTGATCGAAGTCTTGGCTTCGATCGTCATCATTTCAATTATTTTTTCAGTAGTCAGCTCTTACATACTAAGCAGCGCACAGCACACAAAGAGCATGTCGAATAAGTATACAGCTGTCCAGTTGGCAGAAAGCCTTCTGAACGTCTACAAAGATATGGAATATTCGTTCCTCCAGTCCAAGACAGGAGCAACAGAAAACATTAACATCCAGGCTACACTCGGGCTGGACAACCAGGTGGACAGGAACTACTCCGCGACGTTATCGGTAGCCAGGCACAACAATTATAAATTGAGTGACCGCGTTCTGTTATTGACCGTTAAGGTGTACACGATGGAGAATGGTGTAAAAAAAGAAACGATTTTAGAAGGGTATAGACGTAAATGA
- a CDS encoding G5 domain-containing protein, with protein sequence MPGNVILKVEVTREKLLESIGAVAPGQSAGNFGIEEISNEIISQASILSGESVTIDLQNYEIASAKEKTSLAVSKISLPAETTGVAELLEALGVITISPVSQFSLNQFMKEQEQLQADPVLLNMVASSIYEVFLKANFKVIERHISTDVPGKERIGYDVKISKGSNMDLVVFNPNEQEYNLELSIENSSLAVKLIGVPFTGNFEVTVETEEFKPKTIKRYNPLLNPDENKVEQEGKNGLLVTVTRKSLDSEGKLINTELISEDFYPPVHKIEISGLKPEPTNTAPNLSSPETIVLPGQDVSQGGTGSEQQDSGATPPPAANGAVKAPVNTGPEEDGNNADKDNQSGTGQDDGGIWGKPDEDEK encoded by the coding sequence GTGCCTGGCAATGTCATTTTAAAGGTAGAGGTGACCAGGGAAAAGCTGCTTGAATCAATTGGCGCAGTAGCACCGGGCCAATCCGCCGGCAATTTCGGCATCGAAGAGATTTCTAATGAGATTATCTCGCAAGCCAGTATCTTGTCAGGTGAATCTGTAACGATTGATTTGCAAAACTATGAAATTGCCAGTGCAAAAGAAAAAACTAGTTTAGCAGTTTCAAAGATTAGTCTTCCGGCAGAAACAACTGGAGTAGCAGAACTTTTGGAAGCTCTCGGTGTGATTACGATATCTCCCGTCTCTCAATTTTCACTGAACCAATTCATGAAGGAACAGGAACAGCTTCAAGCTGATCCGGTTTTGTTGAACATGGTTGCATCATCAATATATGAAGTGTTTTTAAAAGCGAATTTCAAAGTGATCGAGCGGCATATAAGCACCGACGTCCCTGGCAAAGAGCGAATTGGCTACGATGTTAAAATATCTAAGGGCAGCAATATGGATTTGGTGGTTTTTAATCCGAATGAGCAGGAATACAATCTTGAATTATCCATCGAGAATAGCAGCCTTGCAGTAAAATTAATCGGGGTTCCTTTTACAGGGAATTTTGAAGTGACTGTGGAAACAGAGGAATTCAAGCCTAAGACCATTAAGCGGTACAACCCTTTACTGAATCCTGATGAAAATAAGGTGGAACAGGAAGGGAAGAATGGCTTGCTAGTAACTGTCACAAGAAAAAGCTTGGATAGTGAAGGGAAATTAATAAATACCGAGTTGATATCTGAGGACTTTTATCCCCCAGTACACAAAATCGAAATCAGCGGCCTTAAGCCAGAACCTACCAATACAGCTCCGAATTTATCCAGTCCGGAAACCATCGTCCTCCCTGGACAGGACGTTTCTCAAGGCGGAACAGGATCTGAGCAGCAGGACAGTGGTGCGACACCTCCACCTGCAGCTAATGGCGCTGTAAAAGCCCCTGTCAATACTGGTCCAGAGGAAGACGGGAACAATGCTGACAAAGACAATCAGAGTGGTACTGGTCAAGATGATGGCGGAATTTGGGGAAAACCGGATGAAGATGAAAAATAA